Proteins from a genomic interval of Mycolicibacterium grossiae:
- a CDS encoding NAD(P)H-binding protein: protein MSRRIVIAGGHGKIALILARLLADRGDSPVGLIRNPDHVRDVEDTGARAVVIDLEKATVDELAEHLRDVDAVVFAAGAGPGSGAERKDTVDRGAAVLLADAAVAAGVRRYVMISAMGADAEVDSEQDEVFAAYLRAKSAADADVRSRPELDSTIVRPGGLTDDPATSMVTVAESTGRGSIPRADVASVVVSALDIERTVGQTFEVIGGDTPIDVALTAL, encoded by the coding sequence ATGAGCAGGCGCATCGTCATCGCGGGTGGACACGGGAAGATCGCATTGATCCTGGCGCGGTTGCTGGCCGACCGCGGCGACTCGCCGGTGGGGCTGATCCGCAACCCCGATCACGTCCGCGACGTGGAGGACACCGGTGCTCGTGCCGTGGTGATCGACTTGGAGAAGGCGACCGTCGACGAGCTGGCCGAGCACCTGCGCGACGTCGACGCGGTGGTGTTCGCCGCCGGGGCCGGTCCCGGCAGCGGCGCCGAGCGCAAGGACACCGTCGACCGGGGGGCCGCCGTTCTGCTCGCCGACGCCGCGGTGGCCGCCGGGGTCCGCCGCTACGTGATGATCTCGGCGATGGGTGCCGACGCCGAGGTCGATTCGGAGCAGGACGAGGTGTTCGCCGCCTATCTGCGGGCGAAGTCGGCCGCCGACGCGGACGTGCGGTCGCGACCCGAGCTGGACTCGACGATCGTGCGTCCGGGGGGTCTGACCGACGACCCGGCGACCAGCATGGTGACGGTCGCCGAGTCGACCGGGCGCGGCAGCATTCCGCGCGCCGACGTCGCGTCGGTGGTGGTGAGTGCGTTGGACATCGAGCGCACCGTGGGCCAGACCTTCGAGGTCATCGGGGGCGACACCCCCATCGACGTGGCCCTGACGGCGCTCTAG
- a CDS encoding SDR family NAD(P)-dependent oxidoreductase, producing the protein MNIDLSGRTALVTGSTQGIGYAIADGLARSGARVAVNGRSAERVDDAVARLRTDTGADVVGAAVDVTSADGVAELLATLPDVDVLVNNLGIFGAVPAREVTDEQWRTYFEVNVLAAVRLIRTYLPGMVQRGWGRAIQIASDSAVVIPEEMIHYGVSKTALLAVSRGFAKDAAGTGVTVNSVIAGPTHTAGVEDFVYQLVDRELPWDEAQREFMRAHRPQSLLQRLIEPEEIANMVTYLASPLASATTGGALRVDGGYVDSILP; encoded by the coding sequence GTGAACATCGACCTCTCCGGTAGAACCGCACTCGTCACGGGCTCCACGCAGGGCATCGGCTACGCCATCGCCGACGGGTTGGCGCGCAGCGGCGCCCGCGTCGCCGTCAACGGCCGCTCCGCCGAGCGCGTCGACGACGCCGTCGCGCGGCTGCGCACCGACACCGGCGCCGACGTGGTGGGCGCCGCCGTCGACGTGACGAGCGCCGACGGCGTCGCCGAACTGCTCGCGACGCTGCCCGACGTCGACGTGCTGGTGAACAACCTCGGCATCTTCGGCGCGGTGCCGGCCCGCGAGGTCACCGACGAGCAGTGGCGCACGTACTTCGAGGTCAACGTGTTGGCGGCGGTCCGGCTCATCCGGACCTACCTGCCCGGCATGGTGCAGCGCGGCTGGGGCCGGGCCATTCAGATCGCCAGCGACTCGGCGGTGGTCATCCCGGAGGAGATGATCCACTACGGGGTGTCGAAGACGGCGCTGCTGGCCGTCTCGCGCGGCTTCGCCAAGGACGCCGCGGGCACCGGCGTGACGGTGAACTCCGTCATCGCCGGCCCGACGCACACCGCGGGCGTCGAGGACTTCGTCTATCAGCTGGTGGACCGCGAGCTGCCGTGGGACGAGGCGCAGCGCGAGTTCATGCGTGCCCACCGGCCGCAGTCGCTGCTGCAGCGCCTGATCGAGCCGGAGGAGATCGCCAACATGGTCACCTACCTGGCGTCACCGCTGGCGTCGGCCACCACCGGCGGCGCCCTGCGCGTCGACGGCGGCTACGTCGACTCGATCCTGCCCTGA
- a CDS encoding zinc ribbon domain-containing protein, with protein MAETDRPATCPRCGMVGRRIFGSPALAALDPGLRRALDASGRSADAPEVVSSVPGRSPRATAVTRDPRHTRLPRP; from the coding sequence ATGGCCGAGACCGACCGCCCGGCGACCTGTCCGCGGTGCGGCATGGTGGGGCGCCGCATCTTCGGCAGCCCGGCTCTCGCGGCGCTCGATCCCGGTCTGCGCCGGGCGCTCGACGCCAGCGGGCGCAGCGCAGACGCACCCGAGGTGGTCTCCTCGGTACCGGGCCGCTCGCCGCGCGCCACCGCCGTGACGCGCGACCCACGGCACACCCGTCTCCCCCGCCCCTGA
- a CDS encoding LysR family transcriptional regulator ArgP — protein sequence MALDPEQLAALAAVVATGSFDAAAASLHVTPSAVSQRIKALEQRAGQVLIRRERPCVATPAAAPLLRLAAQFALLEAEALTELGGEHVARPRITLAVNADSMATWFGAVFARLDAVLFDVRIEDQDHSARLLREGVVMGAVTTERTPVPGCRTEALGVMRYVPAASRDFVVRHFAEGFTARAAAEAPHLAWNRDDALQDMFLRRVFRRAVAAPVHYVPTAEGFGAAVRAGLGWGMFPRELAAGADDLVLVSAAHLDVPLYWQCWRLDSALVDRISEAVRGAAAVLAAGAGP from the coding sequence GTGGCGCTCGATCCCGAACAACTCGCCGCCCTGGCGGCGGTGGTGGCCACCGGCTCCTTCGACGCGGCCGCCGCGAGCCTGCACGTGACGCCGTCTGCGGTGAGCCAGCGCATCAAGGCGCTCGAGCAGCGCGCCGGGCAGGTCCTGATCCGCCGGGAGCGCCCGTGCGTCGCCACCCCGGCCGCCGCGCCGCTGTTGCGGCTGGCCGCGCAGTTCGCGCTGCTGGAGGCCGAGGCGCTCACCGAACTCGGTGGCGAACACGTCGCGCGGCCCCGGATCACGCTCGCCGTCAACGCCGACTCCATGGCCACCTGGTTCGGCGCTGTCTTCGCCCGGCTCGACGCGGTGCTGTTCGACGTGCGCATCGAAGACCAGGACCACTCGGCGCGCCTGCTGCGCGAGGGCGTCGTGATGGGCGCCGTCACCACGGAGCGCACTCCCGTGCCGGGCTGCCGGACCGAGGCGCTCGGCGTGATGCGGTACGTGCCCGCCGCGTCACGCGACTTCGTCGTGCGGCACTTCGCCGAGGGGTTCACCGCCCGGGCCGCGGCCGAGGCGCCGCACCTGGCGTGGAATCGCGACGACGCACTGCAGGACATGTTCCTACGCAGGGTGTTTCGCCGCGCCGTCGCGGCACCGGTGCACTACGTGCCGACGGCGGAGGGCTTCGGCGCGGCGGTGCGGGCCGGTCTGGGCTGGGGCATGTTCCCCCGGGAGCTGGCCGCCGGCGCCGACGACCTCGTCCTGGTGTCCGCGGCGCACCTCGACGTGCCGCTGTACTGGCAGTGCTGGAGGCTCGACAGCGCACTGGTCGACCGGATCAGCGAGGCCGTGCGCGGAGCAGCCGCCGTCCTGGCCGCAGGGGCGGGGCCGTGA
- a CDS encoding NCS2 family permease — MNRLDRFFEITARQSSVTTEIRGGLVTFIAMAYIIVLNPIILSSSADVDGNRLDFAQVSATTSLAAGVMTILFGVIARLPFAFAAGLGINSFLATTVVGTVTWPEAMGLVVINGLIIVLLAATGLRRLVFDAVPMQLKLAITAGIGLFILFIGLVDAGFVGSTGVPSPPVGLGTGGVGSIVTVPALVFVLTLLVTGVLVVRKVRGGILIGLVAGTIVAVVIEAIWHLGSATEKPGGWSLSVPTLSGSPFALPDLSLVGEFSLASFGRIGILAAVMLVFTLVFANFFDAMGTLTGLSREAGLSDAQGNFPRLRASLIVEGAGAAVGGATSASSNTVFIESGAGIEEGARTGLANVVTGVLFLAAMFISPLASIVPTEVAAAALVIVGVMMVSQLRHIDISEFSVAMPVLLTVAAMPFTYSIANGIGVGFIAWVVLRSAAGRVREISPLLWVVAAGFVVYFARGWLESLIGL; from the coding sequence ATGAACCGTCTCGACCGCTTCTTCGAGATCACCGCCCGGCAGTCGTCGGTCACCACCGAGATCCGCGGCGGGCTGGTGACGTTCATCGCGATGGCCTACATCATCGTGCTCAACCCGATCATCCTGTCGAGCAGCGCCGACGTGGACGGCAACAGGCTGGACTTCGCGCAGGTCTCGGCCACCACGTCGCTCGCCGCCGGGGTGATGACCATTCTGTTCGGCGTCATCGCCCGGCTCCCGTTCGCCTTCGCCGCGGGCCTGGGCATCAACTCGTTCCTGGCCACGACGGTCGTCGGCACGGTGACCTGGCCCGAGGCGATGGGTCTGGTGGTGATCAACGGCCTCATCATCGTGCTGCTCGCCGCCACCGGGCTGCGCCGCCTGGTGTTCGACGCCGTGCCGATGCAGCTCAAGCTCGCGATCACCGCGGGCATCGGGTTGTTCATCCTGTTCATCGGCCTGGTCGATGCGGGGTTCGTGGGGTCCACCGGCGTGCCCTCGCCACCGGTGGGCCTCGGGACCGGCGGCGTCGGCTCCATCGTCACGGTGCCCGCGCTGGTGTTCGTCCTCACGCTGCTGGTGACGGGCGTCCTGGTGGTGCGGAAGGTCCGCGGCGGCATCCTGATCGGCCTGGTCGCCGGGACCATCGTCGCCGTCGTCATCGAGGCCATCTGGCACCTCGGCTCGGCCACCGAAAAGCCCGGCGGCTGGAGCCTGTCGGTGCCGACCCTCTCCGGGTCGCCGTTCGCGCTGCCGGACCTCTCCCTGGTCGGCGAGTTCAGCCTGGCCAGCTTCGGGCGAATCGGCATCCTGGCCGCCGTCATGCTGGTGTTCACGCTGGTGTTCGCCAACTTCTTCGACGCCATGGGCACGCTCACCGGCCTGTCCCGTGAGGCGGGCCTGTCCGACGCGCAGGGCAACTTCCCGCGGCTGCGGGCGTCGCTCATCGTCGAGGGCGCGGGCGCCGCCGTCGGCGGTGCGACGTCGGCGTCGTCGAACACCGTGTTCATCGAATCGGGCGCGGGCATCGAGGAGGGCGCCCGCACCGGCCTGGCGAACGTCGTCACCGGCGTGCTGTTCCTCGCCGCGATGTTCATCTCGCCGCTCGCCTCGATCGTGCCGACCGAGGTCGCGGCCGCGGCGCTGGTGATCGTCGGCGTCATGATGGTCTCGCAGCTGCGGCACATCGACATCTCCGAGTTCTCGGTGGCCATGCCGGTGCTCCTGACCGTCGCGGCCATGCCGTTCACCTACTCGATCGCCAACGGCATCGGCGTCGGCTTCATCGCCTGGGTGGTGCTGCGCTCGGCGGCCGGGCGCGTCCGCGAGATCAGCCCCCTGCTGTGGGTGGTCGCCGCGGGTTTCGTGGTCTACTTCGCCCGCGGCTGGCTGGAGTCGCTGATCGGCCTCTGA
- the fmdA gene encoding formamidase has product MPDVVFSVDQARSMRDQAVPGHNRWHPDIPPAVHVKPGQSIRVECREWTDGQIANSDSANDVRDVDLSHAHMLSGPIYVEGAEPGDLLMVDILDLGPVPQEVGDAPGQGWGYTGIFAKDNGGGFLTDHFPDAYKAIWDFAGQKCTSRHIPGVEFTGITHPGLFGTAPSPELLSRWNSRERALIDTDPHRVPALALPPLEESVLGGTATGDVLAAIGRDGARTVPARENGGNHDIKNFTRGSRVFYPVHVPGALFSGGDLHFSQGDGEITFCGAIEMGGFIDFHVDLIKGGMETYGVTTNPILMPGNVEPRYSEFVTFIGIGVDHESDTQLYNDATVAYRNACLNAVRYLERFGYSGPQAYLLLGAAPIEGRVSGVVDIPNACCSLYLPTAIFDVDIRPSASGPTWADRGSCAVSS; this is encoded by the coding sequence ATGCCCGACGTCGTCTTCTCGGTGGACCAGGCCCGCTCGATGCGGGACCAGGCCGTCCCCGGACACAACCGGTGGCACCCCGACATTCCGCCGGCCGTGCACGTCAAGCCCGGGCAGTCGATCCGGGTGGAGTGCCGCGAGTGGACGGACGGGCAGATCGCGAACAGCGACTCCGCCAACGACGTTCGCGACGTGGACCTCTCCCACGCGCACATGCTGTCCGGACCCATCTACGTCGAGGGCGCCGAACCGGGCGACCTCCTGATGGTCGACATCCTCGACCTGGGGCCGGTCCCGCAGGAGGTCGGCGACGCGCCTGGCCAGGGCTGGGGCTACACCGGCATCTTCGCCAAGGACAACGGCGGTGGCTTCCTCACCGACCACTTCCCCGACGCGTACAAGGCGATCTGGGACTTCGCCGGCCAGAAATGCACGTCGCGCCACATCCCCGGGGTCGAGTTCACCGGCATCACGCACCCGGGCCTGTTCGGCACGGCACCGTCTCCGGAACTGTTGTCGCGATGGAATTCTCGCGAACGAGCGCTCATCGACACCGACCCGCACCGCGTGCCGGCGCTGGCCCTGCCCCCGCTCGAAGAATCGGTGCTCGGCGGTACCGCGACCGGCGACGTGCTGGCGGCCATCGGCCGCGACGGCGCCCGTACGGTGCCCGCCCGCGAGAACGGCGGCAATCACGACATCAAGAACTTCACGCGCGGTTCGCGGGTGTTCTACCCGGTGCACGTGCCGGGTGCGTTGTTCTCCGGTGGCGACCTGCACTTCAGCCAGGGTGACGGCGAGATCACCTTCTGCGGGGCCATCGAGATGGGCGGGTTCATCGACTTCCACGTCGACCTCATCAAGGGCGGGATGGAGACCTACGGGGTGACCACGAACCCCATCCTGATGCCCGGCAACGTCGAGCCGCGGTACTCGGAGTTCGTCACGTTCATCGGCATCGGCGTCGACCACGAATCGGACACCCAGCTGTACAACGACGCCACCGTCGCCTACCGCAACGCGTGCCTGAACGCCGTGCGCTACCTCGAGAGGTTCGGATACTCCGGTCCGCAGGCGTACCTGCTGCTCGGCGCCGCGCCCATCGAGGGACGGGTCAGCGGCGTCGTGGACATCCCGAACGCCTGCTGCTCGTTGTACCTGCCGACCGCCATCTTCGACGTCGACATCCGCCCGTCGGCGTCGGGACCCACATGGGCCGACCGGGGCAGCTGCGCGGTCTCGTCGTGA
- a CDS encoding DNA polymerase domain-containing protein translates to MATPLTVEVGGRTLAVTNPDKVVFPDTDSHPAVTKRDLVDYYLAVADGALRGVAGRPMILKRFVKGITEEAVFQKRAPEKRPDWIDVAELKYASGTSAKEAVLREPADLVWAVNLGCIDLNPHPVLAGDLEHPDELRVDLDPMPGVEWAQIVDVAMVARDVLADFGLTAWPKTSGSKGFHVYARIAPHWPYRQVRLAAETIAREVELRAPDIATAKWWKEEREGVFVDFNQNAKDRTVASAYSVRSRPDARVSTPLRWDEVPGCRAEDYTIRTVPDRYADVGDPWEGMDDAAGGLDALLERAKELGPAEKAPKGARRANGAGGRTSTKPLIEVARTKTKDEALAALDEWKSRYPAAAARLEPVDVLVDGMRGPSSIWYRIRINLQHVPEAERPGQDPLIADYSPWEHYSGPQGTR, encoded by the coding sequence ATGGCGACCCCGCTGACCGTGGAGGTGGGTGGCCGCACGCTCGCGGTGACCAATCCCGACAAGGTGGTCTTCCCGGACACCGACTCCCATCCCGCCGTCACGAAGCGCGACCTCGTCGACTACTACCTGGCGGTCGCCGACGGGGCGCTGCGCGGCGTCGCCGGGCGGCCGATGATCCTCAAGCGCTTCGTCAAGGGCATCACCGAGGAGGCCGTGTTCCAGAAGCGGGCGCCGGAGAAGCGGCCCGACTGGATCGACGTCGCCGAGCTGAAGTACGCGTCGGGGACGTCGGCCAAGGAAGCGGTGCTCCGTGAACCCGCCGACCTTGTGTGGGCGGTGAACCTGGGCTGCATCGACCTCAATCCCCACCCCGTGCTGGCCGGCGACCTCGAGCACCCCGACGAGCTGCGGGTGGACCTCGACCCGATGCCGGGCGTCGAGTGGGCGCAGATCGTCGACGTCGCCATGGTGGCCCGCGACGTCCTCGCCGACTTCGGTCTGACCGCCTGGCCCAAGACCTCGGGATCGAAGGGCTTCCACGTCTACGCCCGCATCGCACCGCACTGGCCCTACCGGCAGGTGCGGCTGGCCGCCGAGACCATCGCCCGCGAGGTCGAGCTGCGCGCCCCCGACATCGCCACCGCCAAGTGGTGGAAGGAGGAACGCGAGGGCGTCTTCGTGGACTTCAACCAGAACGCCAAGGACCGGACGGTCGCGTCGGCGTACTCGGTGCGCTCCCGCCCCGACGCCCGGGTCTCCACGCCGCTGCGGTGGGACGAGGTGCCGGGGTGCCGTGCCGAGGACTACACGATTCGCACGGTGCCGGACCGCTACGCCGACGTCGGCGACCCCTGGGAGGGGATGGACGACGCCGCCGGCGGACTCGACGCACTGCTCGAGCGCGCCAAGGAACTCGGCCCGGCGGAGAAGGCGCCCAAGGGTGCCCGGCGGGCCAACGGTGCCGGCGGCCGCACCTCCACCAAGCCGCTCATCGAGGTGGCGCGTACCAAGACCAAGGACGAGGCGCTCGCCGCCCTCGACGAGTGGAAGTCCCGGTACCCGGCGGCCGCCGCGCGGCTCGAGCCGGTCGACGTCCTCGTCGACGGCATGCGCGGCCCGAGTTCGATCTGGTACCGCATCCGGATCAACCTGCAGCACGTTCCGGAAGCCGAACGGCCGGGCCAGGATCCGCTGATCGCCGACTACTCGCCGTGGGAGCACTACTCCGGACCGCAGGGGACGCGCTGA
- a CDS encoding TIM barrel protein, which translates to MSGFQLAVCAEMVFRDLPVVQRVERIAELGFAVEIWSWHDKDLDALAATGATITSMTGYLRGDLVDPATADEVVRTARESIEAARTLGVTRLNLHTAELVDGRAARPRHRATGPMWLTALRTLERIGDLGAAAGVQFCVENLNTVVDHPGVPLARAKDTLALVEAVGHPNVAMMLDLYHAQIGEGNLVELVRRCGPAIGEIQVADVPGRCEPGTGEIHYPAIARALRDIGFTGTIGLEAWNSAPSEQALEAFRAAFSG; encoded by the coding sequence GTGAGCGGCTTCCAGCTGGCGGTGTGCGCGGAGATGGTGTTCCGCGACCTCCCCGTCGTGCAGCGCGTCGAGCGCATCGCCGAACTCGGCTTCGCCGTCGAGATCTGGAGCTGGCACGACAAGGACCTCGACGCGCTGGCCGCGACCGGCGCCACCATCACCTCGATGACCGGCTATTTGCGCGGCGACCTCGTCGACCCCGCCACCGCCGACGAGGTGGTGCGCACCGCCCGGGAGAGCATCGAGGCCGCCCGGACACTCGGGGTGACCCGGCTGAACCTGCACACCGCCGAACTCGTCGACGGCCGGGCCGCCCGCCCGCGGCACCGCGCCACCGGTCCGATGTGGCTGACGGCGCTGCGGACGCTGGAGCGCATCGGGGACCTCGGCGCCGCCGCCGGCGTGCAGTTCTGCGTCGAGAACCTCAACACCGTCGTCGACCACCCGGGCGTGCCGCTGGCGCGGGCGAAGGACACGCTGGCGCTCGTCGAGGCCGTCGGCCACCCGAACGTCGCCATGATGCTCGACCTCTACCACGCGCAGATCGGCGAAGGGAACCTCGTCGAACTGGTGCGGCGCTGCGGTCCCGCCATCGGCGAGATCCAGGTCGCCGACGTCCCCGGCCGCTGCGAACCTGGCACCGGCGAGATCCACTACCCCGCGATCGCCCGCGCCCTTCGCGACATCGGTTTCACCGGGACCATCGGCCTGGAGGCGTGGAACTCCGCACCCAGCGAGCAGGCACTCGAGGCGTTCCGGGCGGCGTTCAGCGGTTAA
- a CDS encoding STAS domain-containing protein — protein MGITARIPAPKSPFRYGNPAIDCAGAEVHTRCRQLASVMSVTGVVDEHNVECLAERARHCVIPEKAFILDLTAVTAFAKAGVDLLDAIDQACYDRGVEWSLVAGDAIAHALIAHTEDPQLPITRSVAEALHHFSDVVDERRRLLPILTKSA, from the coding sequence ATGGGTATCACCGCCCGCATTCCAGCTCCGAAATCCCCGTTCCGCTATGGCAATCCGGCCATCGACTGCGCAGGCGCCGAGGTGCACACCCGGTGCCGCCAGCTCGCGTCGGTCATGAGCGTCACCGGCGTCGTCGACGAGCACAACGTCGAATGCCTCGCCGAGCGCGCACGGCACTGCGTCATTCCGGAGAAGGCCTTCATCCTGGACCTGACCGCGGTGACGGCCTTCGCCAAGGCCGGCGTCGACCTGCTCGACGCCATCGATCAGGCCTGCTACGACCGCGGGGTCGAATGGTCACTGGTCGCCGGCGATGCGATCGCCCACGCGCTGATCGCCCACACCGAGGATCCGCAGCTGCCGATCACCCGCTCGGTTGCCGAAGCGCTGCACCACTTCTCGGACGTCGTCGACGAACGCCGGCGGTTGCTCCCCATTCTCACCAAGTCCGCGTAG
- a CDS encoding LacI family DNA-binding transcriptional regulator, with amino-acid sequence MERPTLEDVARRAGVSRALVSIVMRDAPGAGAATRERVRAAAADLGYRPDPRARRLRQLRTRVIGVTFAAGQEFHADLVDGIYEAADGLGYDVVLSGVTPHHDERRALGTLVDDRCEGIVALGPDLPAGDLAGLDARVPAVVVARRVRGVDAVRSDDAAGAALAVRHLLDLGHRRIVHLDGGRAPGAAERRRGYRAAMRAAGAAPALLDGGLTERAGAAAAATLLGAAEPLPTAVFAFNDRCALGALDVFIRAGIAVPQRVSVLGFDDSPLARLAHVDLTTIRQEAAELARAAVVRLVERLDGAASAPVPVDVVIPPALVVRSTTAPAAGEV; translated from the coding sequence GTGGAACGGCCGACGCTCGAAGACGTGGCGCGGCGTGCCGGTGTGTCCCGGGCGCTGGTGTCCATCGTCATGCGGGACGCCCCCGGTGCGGGCGCCGCGACCCGGGAGCGGGTGCGCGCCGCGGCCGCCGATCTCGGGTACCGGCCCGACCCCCGCGCGCGCCGGCTGCGGCAGCTGCGCACCCGGGTCATCGGGGTGACGTTCGCCGCGGGACAGGAGTTCCACGCCGACCTCGTCGACGGCATCTACGAAGCGGCCGACGGCCTGGGCTACGACGTCGTGCTGTCCGGGGTGACCCCGCACCACGACGAGCGGCGCGCGCTGGGCACGTTGGTCGACGACCGGTGCGAGGGCATCGTGGCGCTGGGCCCGGACCTTCCCGCCGGCGACCTCGCCGGTCTCGACGCGCGGGTGCCCGCCGTCGTGGTGGCTCGGCGGGTCCGCGGGGTCGACGCGGTGCGCAGCGACGACGCCGCCGGTGCGGCGCTGGCGGTGCGGCACCTGCTGGACCTCGGCCACCGCCGGATCGTCCACCTGGACGGGGGCCGCGCGCCCGGCGCCGCGGAACGCCGTCGCGGTTACCGCGCCGCGATGCGTGCGGCGGGTGCAGCGCCGGCGCTGCTCGACGGCGGCCTCACCGAGCGCGCGGGCGCTGCGGCGGCGGCCACCCTGCTCGGCGCAGCCGAACCCCTGCCCACGGCCGTCTTCGCGTTCAACGACCGGTGCGCACTCGGCGCGCTCGACGTCTTCATCCGTGCCGGAATTGCCGTGCCGCAACGGGTTTCGGTACTCGGCTTCGATGACAGTCCGCTGGCGCGGTTGGCGCACGTCGACCTCACCACGATCCGGCAGGAGGCCGCCGAGTTGGCCCGTGCCGCCGTGGTGCGCCTCGTGGAACGCCTCGACGGCGCCGCGTCGGCCCCCGTCCCGGTCGACGTGGTCATCCCGCCCGCACTCGTCGTGCGGAGCACCACGGCACCCGCGGCCGGGGAGGTCTGA
- the fadD2 gene encoding long-chain-fatty-acid--CoA ligase FadD2, translated as MVNVTDLLPAKLRDTAGRYLERGAAELHYARKMFEAGALKLEAPQTMAGMGADILRWGEFGMIPALNARRTPHRTAIIDDEGSWTFRELDEAANAIAHGLLELGIRSGDGVALLARNHRWFLAAFYGAARTGARIILLNSEFSGPQIKEVSEREGARLIIHDDEYTKAVSAAEPELGKLRALPTNPDKPDEPSESTAETLADLLARSSREPAPKTDKHAKIIILTSGTTGTPKGANRSTPPSLAPIGGVLSHVPFKSGEVTSLPAPMFHALGFLHATIAMMLGSTLVLRRRFKPAHVLADIEKHGVTAMVVVPVMLSRVLDELEKTSPKPDLSTLRIVFVSGSQLGGELATRAMKDLGPVVYNLYGSTEIAFATIARPQDLSKNPATVGPVVKGVRVKLFDDDGKEVPQGQVGRIFVGNTFPFEGYTGGGHKQIIDGLMSSGDVGYFDEDGLLYVSGRDDEMIVCGGENVFPAEVEDLISGHPEVVEATALGVEDSEWGHRLRAFVVKTEGATVDEDAIKAYVKENLARYKVPREVVFLDELPRNPTGKILKRELAKHEIDGQTAEIKGQAVDPNEPAEDDEEQKTASE; from the coding sequence ATGGTGAACGTCACTGATCTGCTGCCCGCGAAGCTGCGGGACACCGCCGGCCGCTACCTGGAGCGCGGCGCCGCCGAATTGCACTACGCCCGCAAGATGTTCGAGGCAGGGGCATTGAAGCTGGAGGCCCCGCAGACGATGGCGGGGATGGGTGCGGACATCCTGCGCTGGGGCGAGTTCGGCATGATCCCGGCGCTCAACGCACGCCGGACGCCGCACCGCACGGCGATCATCGACGACGAGGGCTCCTGGACGTTCCGCGAACTCGACGAGGCCGCCAACGCGATCGCCCACGGTCTGCTGGAACTCGGCATCCGCAGCGGCGACGGCGTGGCGCTGCTCGCCCGCAACCACCGCTGGTTCCTGGCCGCCTTCTACGGCGCCGCCCGCACCGGTGCGCGCATCATCCTGCTCAACAGCGAGTTCTCCGGTCCGCAGATCAAGGAGGTCTCCGAGCGCGAGGGTGCGCGGCTGATCATCCACGACGACGAGTACACGAAGGCCGTCTCCGCGGCCGAACCCGAGCTGGGCAAGCTGCGGGCGCTGCCGACCAACCCGGACAAGCCCGACGAGCCGTCGGAGAGCACCGCCGAGACGTTGGCCGACCTCCTCGCACGGTCCAGTCGCGAACCCGCGCCGAAGACCGACAAGCACGCCAAGATCATCATCCTCACCAGCGGCACGACGGGAACGCCGAAGGGCGCCAACCGCAGCACGCCGCCGTCGCTGGCGCCGATCGGCGGGGTGCTCTCGCACGTCCCGTTCAAGTCCGGCGAGGTCACGTCACTGCCCGCGCCGATGTTCCACGCGCTCGGCTTCCTGCACGCGACCATCGCCATGATGCTGGGCTCCACGCTGGTCCTGCGTCGCCGGTTCAAGCCGGCCCACGTGCTCGCCGACATCGAGAAGCACGGCGTCACCGCAATGGTCGTCGTCCCGGTCATGTTGTCGCGCGTCCTCGACGAACTCGAGAAGACGAGCCCGAAGCCGGACCTCTCCACGCTGCGCATCGTGTTCGTGTCGGGATCGCAGCTCGGCGGCGAGCTGGCGACCCGGGCGATGAAGGACCTCGGGCCGGTCGTCTACAACCTGTACGGGTCCACCGAGATCGCCTTCGCCACCATCGCCCGGCCGCAGGACCTGTCGAAGAACCCGGCCACCGTCGGTCCGGTCGTGAAGGGCGTGCGGGTCAAGCTCTTCGACGACGACGGCAAGGAGGTCCCGCAGGGCCAGGTGGGGCGGATCTTCGTCGGCAACACCTTCCCGTTCGAGGGCTACACCGGCGGCGGGCACAAGCAGATCATCGACGGGCTGATGTCCTCCGGGGACGTCGGCTACTTCGACGAAGACGGTCTGCTCTACGTCAGCGGCCGCGACGACGAGATGATCGTCTGCGGCGGCGAGAACGTGTTCCCCGCCGAGGTCGAGGACCTCATCAGCGGCCACCCCGAGGTCGTCGAGGCGACCGCCCTGGGTGTGGAGGACTCCGAGTGGGGCCACCGGCTGCGCGCATTCGTGGTGAAGACCGAGGGCGCGACCGTCGACGAGGACGCCATCAAGGCCTACGTCAAGGAGAACCTCGCCCGGTACAAGGTGCCGCGCGAGGTGGTGTTCCTCGACGAACTGCCGCGCAACCCGACCGGCAAGATCCTCAAGCGAGAACTCGCCAAGCACGAGATCGACGGGCAGACCGCGGAGATCAAGGGCCAGGCCGTCGACCCGAACGAGCCGGCCGAGGACGACGAGGAGCAGAAGACCGCCTCGGAGTAG